The DNA segment TCGACACAGCTTTTTATCACCGCAACCAGATCCATGCGGCCGAAAACAGGGGCCGCAGGCCGCGCAAAGGTGAGAAAGTCGGCGATGATCCGGTCCATGACTATGACTTCATTGTTAATGGCAATTACGGCAGGCTTCAGTGCATCGTCGACTTTTTTTGACAGGATCCTGGTATAGCCTGAAATAACAGCCATGGGGTTTCTCAGCTCGTGCGCAATGCCTGCCGACATCTCCCCAAGCGTCGAAAGGCGGTCTCTCAATTCCTTCTGAGACTGGAAAGCCTTGAGCTCTGTCAAATCGGTAAATACGAGGAGATGGCCGATGACCGCCTGCGAACTGTCCTTCAACGGCGAAAGCGCAAGACCGATCCAGAGCCTCTTGCCGTTGCTGCAGGTATATGCAGTTTCAGCTCGCAGAACCACTTTCCTGTCCTCTATCATCTCTCTGATCGGGCTGCGGAAGATCCGGCCGCATGGCTTTCCGATCGCGTCTTCTTCCCTGATCTCAAGTATTGCAACGGCAGCCGCGTTGACTCTCGTTACCGTAAGGTTCCGGTCAAAGCTTACAACCCCGCTTGGCACGGATTGTATGATATTTTCGTTGTACAGTTCGACAGAAGTTGCCCGCTCCTCTGCCCTGCTCCTGAGCGCCTCGAGCTCGCGTTCCTTCTCCTTCAGTTTGGACATGAGGTCATGGAACGTATCGACCACAAACGTTACCTGGGTTCTTTCGCGTGTCTCCTGCTCATCCCGCTTTTTCTGGTACGCGATAATCTGTCTCATTACAAAAAAAGCGATAAGAATGACTATGCCGGCAACGGATGAGATAAGGGCTATCTGGATATGCTGGATGTTCATGCTACAACATCACGCTTCTTTTCATGCTCATCTCCGGTACAGATACCAGATAATGATCTCCTGGCCGAAAAAGAGCGTGACCATTGCACCGAGCGCGAGGAACGGGCCAAAGGGTATCTGACTGCCCTTTTCCCTGCCGCGAAGAAGCATCATAAAAATGCCGATGACCGATCCGAAGAGACTGCCGAAGAAGGTTGTAAGGATGACACCCTTCCATCCCAAAAAACCTCCGATCATAGCCATCAATTTGATGTCTCCGCCGCCCATGGCCTCTTTTTTCAGGATCTTTTCTCCTGCAACTGCAATGAAATAATAGAAGAAGAACCCTGATGCAGCGCCGATGAAGGACGCCTGCCAACCCAGCGCGCCTGCCCTCATAAACGGGTCCGGCAGTATGAGCGAGCCCGCAAGAAGTCCAAGAGGTATGCCCGGAAGGGATATCCGGTCCGGAATGATCTGAAAATCAAGGTCAATGAAGGTTATGACGAGCAGCGCTGAACAAAAGAGCGCGTAGATCAGGAACGGCCAGTCCGGGCCGAACCGCCAGAGAAGAAAAATATACAAAAGAGCGTTCAGCGCCTCAACAAGGGGATACCGCAGCGATATGGGAGCCTTGCAGGTCCGGCACTTGCCGCCAAGCAGCAGAAAGCTCAGAATAGGAATATTATCCCATGGTCTGATAGGGTTGCTGCAGGACGTACAGCGTGAAGAAGGCCATACGATCGAACAATCGCGTGGCATCCGATAGATGCATACGTTCAGAAACGATCCGATAAGAGAACCGAATATAAAAACAATGCCGTACAGTATCACCTATTCCGAAACCCTGCCTATCTCTGCGACCCTGGTCTTCAGGTCCTCAATGGTCTTTTCAAGCTTGCTGATCTCAGCAACTGCCTCTGCTATGACCGAATCCCTCAGGATATTCTTGTCGTGATGGTCCTTCAGTGCCAGAACGCGTTCGCCGATCTTTTTCAAGAGTTCCTCACGGGTCTTGGCCATACGGTCAGATTCATAGAGGAGCCTGAATATGGCAATCTCGATCTTCAGCCGTTCGGCAAACACAGTCGAGAACCAGCGCACCCGTTCCAGACCTTTTCTGAAATCGTCTATTATTTTCTTCACGTTCCCGCCTCCGCTACCCGGTCTTGAAGAGGTCAACTCTTCCTTTCCAGAATACATCAAGATGCTCTTTTAGAAAAGGTAATTCTTTAAGTTCGGCATCTTTTTCGATGATGCTGAAAGCCTCTTTCTTTGCCGCCTCCAGTACCGCTGCATCCCGGATAATGTTTGCGTTGCGCAGATCCGGCAGACCGGCCTGGCGCGTGCCGAGGAACTCTCCGGGCCCCCGGATATCGAGGTCCTCTTCTGCGATCCTGAAGCCGTCATTGGTCCTGACCATGATATCCAGCCTGCGCCTTGCATCCTCACCAACAGGCTGATACGCGATCAGGATGCAGCAGGAACTGTCAGCGCCTCTTCCTACCCTCCCCCGCAGCTGGTGCAGCTGGCTGAGGCCGAAGCGCTCGGCATGAACGATCAGCATGACCGAGGCGTTCGGGACATCGACCCCCACCTCGATAACCGTTGTGCTTACAAGAAGGTCGATCTCCTTTTTTTTGAAAAGGCTCATAACCTCTGCACGCTCTGCGGTCTTCATCCGTCCGTGAACAAGCCCGACCCGGAACTCGGGGAATTTCCGGGCAAATGCCTCCCTGCCCTGCAGTGCTGTTTTCAGTTTCATCTTCTCGGACTCTTCTATGGCAGGGTACACGACATAGGCCTGCCTTGCCCTGCCCAGTTCGTCCCTGAGCACTGCGTAGATCTCATCCTTTTTTGTCGATTCTATCCACGTTGTCTGTACCGGCCTTCTGTTTGGCGGCAGTTCATCGATCACCGAGCAGTCAAGATCGCCATACAGCGTGAGCGCAAGAGATCTCGGAATGGGCGTTGCAGTCATCACCAGCACATCCGGATTCATGCCCTTCTTTCTGAGCACTGCCCTCTGCATAACACCGAACTTGTGCTGCTCGTCAATCACAGCGAGGCCGAGCTTCCTGAACGATACCTTCTCCTGAATGAGCGCATGGGTACCGATAATAATGTCAGGAGAAGAAGAACCCTCAGCCTTAACACCATCTTTCCGGGCGCCCCCGGTCATCAGCTGTACGGTCAGGCCTAGCTGTTCGATCATCCCGTGGATATTGATGTAATGCTGCTCTGCAAGGATGCCGGTAGGAGCCATCAGCGCTGCCTGATACCCTGATTCAACAGCATCGAGCATGGCTGCAAGCGCTACAATGGTCTTTCCGCAGCCGACATCCCCCTGGATAAGACGGTTCATCGGACGGGGCTGCTGCATGTCCTTTCTGATCTCCTCCATAACGCGCTTCTGCGCTGCAGTGAGTTCAAACGGGAACTGCTCAAGAAGAGCCTTCCTGAGTATTCCCTTTGGCCTGAAGCGTATCCCCTTTTCCCTGCCGGCCGTCTCCCTGAGCACGGCAAGACCGAGTCCAAAGAAAAAGAACTCATCAAATATCATGCGACGGTGATAATTCGTCCTGCCCCGGTTAAGGTCTGTGAGATGATCAGCGTTCCGCGGAAAATGCAGTTCCCGGACAGTCTCCTGAAGCGCCGGCAGATCATTTCTGGCGAGGATGTCAGGAGGAAGGGGATCACGCAGGGCTGCAGCGTGCGCTCCGATGATCGAGAACATGATCTTCCGGAACTGCTTCTGGCTGATACCTTCTGTAAGGCTGTAGAACGGCACAACCCTTCCGGTATGGATCAGGGCGTCGGCATCGTCCGGCAGCGTCTCATACTCCGGTCCTTCCATTACTAACGGCGGCATATCCCGGGTGTTCTGTTTTACCAGCCCGCTCACGACAAGAGACTGCCCCATCTTAAAGGTCCTTTTCAGATAAGGCTGATTAAACCACGTGAGCTTCAGATAGCCGGCAGTGTCCGTGATAATCGCTTCGAGGATATTGAGCTTTTGGCCTTTGGCCTTGAGAGAGACGATAGTCCCTGAAACCGTTTCTCTGCTGCCGGGCTGGAGATGCGTAATAGGCTTGAACGCTGAACGGTCTTCGTAGCGAAAAGGGAGATAATGGAAGGCGTCCGTGATGGTTCTGATACCGAGGCTTGCAAGAAGCCGGGCCTTGTGGGGCCCGACCCCTTTTACGAATTGTGTGGAGAGGCCTGTGCTGTCAGGCATCTACAGACGGCATCTCTTTTTTCTGGGACTCCTTTTTCATGGAATCCTCAAGCGCCTTGTCTGTCTCTTCCAACCGTATCTTTGAATATTCCGTGTCGCTTATGATATCAATGTCCCAGCCGGTCAGCTTCATGGCAAGCCTCACGTTCTGGCCTTTCTTGCCGATCGCAAGCGAGAGCTGCTGGTCGTTCACCACCACCATGGCGGTCTTATCATCCTCGTTCACGCCGATCTTCTCGACGCTGGCCGGGCTGAGTGCACGGGCAATGAGCGTCCTCGGTTCATCTGTCCAGGGAATGATGTCAATGCGCTCGCCCCTGAGTTCACGGACAATGGCCTGCACCCGTGTTCCCTTCATGCCGACGCATGAACCGACAGGGTCGACAGCAGTGTCTTTTGATGTAACCGCGATCTTTGTGCGTTCTCCCGGCTCGCGAACAATGCTCTTTATAATGACAAGGCCTTCGGTGATCTCAGGCACTTCCATCCTGAACAGCTCGCCGACAAATTGGGGCGATGTCCTGCTGATAATGATCTCAGGACCCTTCGACGAGACCTTGACCTCTTCAACGATCGCCTTGACAACATCACCGCGCTTCAGGTTCTCTGTCGGCAGCGTATCCTTTATTGCAAGGTAAGCTTCTGTCTTGCCGAGATTGATAAAATAAGCGCCCTTTTCCTTTCGCATGACAGAGCCGCTCACGATCTGGCCGGTCCGGTCCTTGAACTCGCTGAAGATGACATCGCGCTCTGCTTCACGCACCCTCTGGAATATGACCTGCTTCGCGGTCTGGGCAGCTATCCTGCCGAGGTCGTGGAGATCAAGAGGAAAATCAACCGTATCACCTTCCTTCTTCTCCGGATCGATGGCCTGGGCATCCTTGACAGAGATCTCCTGATCAGGATCAGCCACTGCTGCGACGACCTGCTTCGTCTCATACACGCTGATATCGCACTTTTTTCTGTCAATGGTCAGATGAATATTCATCCTGCCGCCATATTTCTTTCTCATGGCAGAAAGCAGCGCTGATTCGAGCGCCTCGACCATGATCTCCTTCGAGATGCCCTTTTCCCTGCTTATCTGTTCAATTACGTGACACAGTTCTTTTGTCATTTCAGTTCTATCTCCAATCTTGCCCGAGAGATGGTATCAAAGGGTATGAGCAGGTCCTGCCCGTCCCCGGTTATCAGGGTTATCACATCGCCCTGGACATCCATGATCCTGCCGATGACCACATTCTGGCCGCCAGCAGTCTTTTCCTTCATTACAACCTTTGCCAACCTTCCCCTTGACTGCTCATAATGTTTCAACTTCTTCAGCTGCCGGTCAAGCCCCGGGGAAGAGACCTCCAGCACAAAGGCAGTCGGTATAGGGTCCTCTACATCGATGAGCGCTGAAAGAGACCTGCTGAATTTCGCGCATTCATCCAGAGAGACCCCCTCTTCCTTGTCAAGATAGACCCGAACAAACGGATTCCTCGCATTGCCCACGATCTCGACGTCATAGACCCGGACCCCATGCTGTTGAGCAATGGATTCTGCCAACACCGCTATCTTTTCCTGTATTTCTTCCATAGAAAACAAAAGAGCGGGAAAGCCCACTCTTCTTTAAATACTTCGCCAGACTGAAAAATAATAAGTAGTTGATTATAGCAACGGTGCATACAAAAATGCAACGACTTTACCCATTCAGATGATCCACCCGGCCGAAAGACCTTTTTTATATAAGTTACTTGATAAATATAAGATGGCTATTTGTCAAAATAATATTGCGATAATCGGGACAAAATAGAATAATAACAGGTGAATACCTTGAAAAATCTAAAGAAGAACATAAGGCATGAAGATCATGTCGACTGACAAAAACTCTCATAAGGATCATACAGAGTTCATAAGTCTTGACCTCATCCCTGACCCTTTCATTATCCTGAGGCCTGACGGCACCATCGTTGATGCAAATCTGAGCTTTTTCACCCTCGTCGGTTCGGGCAAGGAAACGGTTATCAGCAGGAATTTCAATGAGATCGACCTGCTCAGAGAACTCTCAAGGAAGATTTCCCAATCCTTCGTCTCAGGATCAGAGGATTTTGAGAGGATCGCCTATCATACCAGGCATTTTGAAGTGCTGATCCTCCCGTTCAGGCATGCCGATGAACCCTATTTTATCAGGATCGTGCTCAAGGACATCACGAACTTCATCAGACTCGAAAAGGAGCTCCTGAAAAGGAACAAGGAGCTGATCATCATCAATACCCTTTCCAGTGCCTTCATTTCATCAGAGAATATGGATCTGGTCATGGAGGACCTGATCGAAAAGGTCCTGCTTATCACAGACTTTCATACCGGTTTTCTGATGATGACCGAAGACGAGCAGCTCAAGCTCAGGACAAGCAAGGGAATCTCGTCTGATCTGCAGAAATTCATTCTTGACGGAGGCATTGAATCCCTCTGCAGCGATGCGCTCAAGATACAGGAGCCGATGTATTTTATCGAGCGGTCGGTCATAGCGGAAATTCCGGTCCTCCGGGAGGAAGGCTTTGTTTTTATTGCTGCTATTCCGCTCCTGTCAAGCCAAAAGGTCATGGGACTGCTCTTCCTCGCCAGCAGGGTGAACCGGGAGATGGATTTTGATTTTGCAGCCCTTCTTTCACTGGTCGGCAACCATTTTTCCCATATCCTCGACAAGATCAAGCTCTTCCAGGAGACAAAGAGACTCTCGGTCACCGATGGTCTCACCGGACTCTTCAACAGCAGATATTTCTACCGATATCTCGATCTCGAGATATCAAGGACAAAGCGGTACGGCAGTTCGTTTTCGCTCATGCTTTTTGACATTGATAATTTCAAGAAACTGAACGACACATACGGTCACCAGGCAGGCGACGAGGTGCTTCAGGAACTTGCCAGGATCTTCAAGTCAGTTTCGAGAGAAACGGACATTGTGGTAAGGTATGGAGGCGAGGAGTTCGTGATCATACTGCCGAACACGGCAGAAGATGAGGCGATCGCCCTTGCCAACAGAATTCTGCTGACAGTGCAGGAGACAAAGATAAAGATCAATGCCACGGAAAGAGTGAGTATAACCATAAGCGGCGGTGTTGCATCGTTTCCTCAGAATGCATCCACCGCAAAAAACCTGCTCAATGCTGCTGACAGCGCCATGTACGCAGCAAAGACAGCGGGCAAAAATACCATCGTCTGTTATCAGGGGAAGATGCGTGAAAAAAAAATTTGACAGACCCAAAAGTCTCAAGCCCAATGCATTCCGGTACTGCCCCGGCTGCGGACACAGCCTCGTGCACAGGCTTATCGCAGAATGTATTGACACACTCGGCATCCAGGACAAGGTCGTCGGCATTGCACCGGTGGGCTGTGCCGTCTTTGCCTATGATTACTTTAATTTCGACATCCTTGAGGCTGCCCATGGCAGACCCCCTGCCGTGGCAACCGCGCTGAAAAGGGTCATGCCTGACAGGATCATCTTCTCCTATCAGGGAGACGGAGACCTTGCCGCAATCGGCACATCAGAGATCATCCATGCAGCCAACAGGGGTGAGAACTTTACGGTATTCTTCATTAATAACGCTACATACGGCATGACCGGCGGACAGATGGCTCCGACAACGATCACCGGGCAGAGAACAACCACCACTCCCCGGGGCAGGGATGTGCAGACCACCGGGTATCCGCTCAAGGTGTCGGAACTCCTTTCGGCCATTGAGGGCGTGTCGTTCATCCAGCGTGTTGCGGTGGATTCCTATAAGAACCTCGTAACAGCAAGAAAGGCCATAGAAAAGGCCTTCAGATACCAGATCGAAGGCAGGGGGTTCAGCCTTATCGAGATCCTATCACCCTGTCCTACTGATTGGGGGATGAGCCCCAGGGCTGCCGCAGAATGGCTCAGAACAGACCTCTCCCAAACCTACCCTCTCGGGCTGGTCAAGGATAAATACGCGGGAACCAACTGACTTGGAAAAGAAGATCATCATCGCGGGCTCCGGCGGCCAGGGCATATTGTTTCTCGGCAGAATGCTCATGTCAGCTGCCATGCTCGAAGGAAGGGATGTTACCTGGTTCCCCTCTTACGGAGCTGAAATGCGTGGAGGCACGGCAAACTGCACCGTGATCATTGCTGACGAAATGATCGGCTCCCCTGTTGTCATAACGCCGGATATTCTTGTTGTGATGAACAGGGCATCACTCGATCGCTTCCTGCCGAGCCTCAAAAAGAACGGCCTGCTTCTGTACGATTCCTCGCTTATTCCGGGGAAGATAGCAAGGAAGGACGTGGCAGCCGTCCCTATTCCCTCGACCAAAATTGCAGGCGACCTGGACAATCAGAAATCAGCGAACATGGTGATGCTCGGCGCCTTCATCGCAAAAACCGCACTACTCAAGCCAAAGACGATATTCAGCATATTCGAGGACAATGCCGACCCGAAAAAAGCCGCGGCTTTTTCGGCAAATAGAGGGCTTGTCCAAAGGGGGATGGACTGCATTGAAAATACGTAAGGCTCATATCAGCGACATTAAGGAAATCCAGAAGCTCGTGAACGAATTCGCCCGCAAAGAGCAGATGATACCACGGTCGCTCAATGAACTGTATGAGAATCTCAGAGACTTTGTCGTTGCCGAGGAAAAGAAGGTCATCGTAGGCGTCAGCGCCCTGCATATACTCTGGGATGATCTTGCAGAGGTCCGTTCGCTCGCGGTGAAGAAAGAGTTACACAAAAAAGGCATCGGCAGAAAGATGGTTGAACAATGTTTAATTGAGGCAAAAGAACTCGGCGTCAAACGGGTCTTTGTGCTGACGTACCAGCCTGAGTTCTTCAAGAAATTGGGGTTCAAAGACACGGACAAGGCGGAGCTGCCGCAGAAGATCTGGGGCGACTGCATCCGCTGTCCCAAATTCCCTGAGTGCGACGAGCATGCCCTCATCAGGAATGTGTAGCCCCTCCGGCTGATCTGCTGACTGTATGCCCCTAGTAACAGATGCGTACAGACCACCTGAGCCTGACCCCCTGCTCAGGGATCACCTTTCTCTTTTTACTGATGATCTGAAGGATCTCCCCCTGCTCGATCTTGCCTGCGGCGATGGCCATAACGGCCTGTTCCTGGCATCAAGGGGTTTTTCAATAATTCTTGCTGATCGCTCAGAAGAGGCCCTGAAACAGGCAGGCGACAGAGCAGCATCTCTCGGTGTTAACGTTACACTCATACAGATCGATCTTGAACAGAGGATCAGTGATCCGTTTGAAAACGATACATTCAGCGCAGTTCTTGTCTTCCGCTATCTGCATCGGCCTCTCATCCCCTGTATCAGGA comes from the Nitrospirota bacterium genome and includes:
- a CDS encoding PAS domain-containing protein; the protein is MNIQHIQIALISSVAGIVILIAFFVMRQIIAYQKKRDEQETRERTQVTFVVDTFHDLMSKLKEKERELEALRSRAEERATSVELYNENIIQSVPSGVVSFDRNLTVTRVNAAAVAILEIREEDAIGKPCGRIFRSPIREMIEDRKVVLRAETAYTCSNGKRLWIGLALSPLKDSSQAVIGHLLVFTDLTELKAFQSQKELRDRLSTLGEMSAGIAHELRNPMAVISGYTRILSKKVDDALKPAVIAINNEVIVMDRIIADFLTFARPAAPVFGRMDLVAVIKSCVETIEEREKKIRITMDTPAGLAMKADEVFIRQAISNLLQNAVEAMPEGGAIMISSAQDNEDIQLTIRDTGHGIPDNIRDKIFLPFYTTKERGTGLGLAIVHKIISSHGGAISAESSPKGTVFSITFPKQSAAAHPA
- a CDS encoding class I SAM-dependent methyltransferase, encoding MPLVTDAYRPPEPDPLLRDHLSLFTDDLKDLPLLDLACGDGHNGLFLASRGFSIILADRSEEALKQAGDRAASLGVNVTLIQIDLEQRISDPFENDTFSAVLVFRYLHRPLIPCIRKVLRKGGLLIYETFTTEQARFGKPKNPEHLLKPGELLSWFQDWEIIHSFEGIKENPKKAVAQLVCRKP
- the nusA gene encoding transcription termination/antitermination protein NusA; its protein translation is MTKELCHVIEQISREKGISKEIMVEALESALLSAMRKKYGGRMNIHLTIDRKKCDISVYETKQVVAAVADPDQEISVKDAQAIDPEKKEGDTVDFPLDLHDLGRIAAQTAKQVIFQRVREAERDVIFSEFKDRTGQIVSGSVMRKEKGAYFINLGKTEAYLAIKDTLPTENLKRGDVVKAIVEEVKVSSKGPEIIISRTSPQFVGELFRMEVPEITEGLVIIKSIVREPGERTKIAVTSKDTAVDPVGSCVGMKGTRVQAIVRELRGERIDIIPWTDEPRTLIARALSPASVEKIGVNEDDKTAMVVVNDQQLSLAIGKKGQNVRLAMKLTGWDIDIISDTEYSKIRLEETDKALEDSMKKESQKKEMPSVDA
- the recG gene encoding ATP-dependent DNA helicase RecG codes for the protein MPDSTGLSTQFVKGVGPHKARLLASLGIRTITDAFHYLPFRYEDRSAFKPITHLQPGSRETVSGTIVSLKAKGQKLNILEAIITDTAGYLKLTWFNQPYLKRTFKMGQSLVVSGLVKQNTRDMPPLVMEGPEYETLPDDADALIHTGRVVPFYSLTEGISQKQFRKIMFSIIGAHAAALRDPLPPDILARNDLPALQETVRELHFPRNADHLTDLNRGRTNYHRRMIFDEFFFFGLGLAVLRETAGREKGIRFRPKGILRKALLEQFPFELTAAQKRVMEEIRKDMQQPRPMNRLIQGDVGCGKTIVALAAMLDAVESGYQAALMAPTGILAEQHYINIHGMIEQLGLTVQLMTGGARKDGVKAEGSSSPDIIIGTHALIQEKVSFRKLGLAVIDEQHKFGVMQRAVLRKKGMNPDVLVMTATPIPRSLALTLYGDLDCSVIDELPPNRRPVQTTWIESTKKDEIYAVLRDELGRARQAYVVYPAIEESEKMKLKTALQGREAFARKFPEFRVGLVHGRMKTAERAEVMSLFKKKEIDLLVSTTVIEVGVDVPNASVMLIVHAERFGLSQLHQLRGRVGRGADSSCCILIAYQPVGEDARRRLDIMVRTNDGFRIAEEDLDIRGPGEFLGTRQAGLPDLRNANIIRDAAVLEAAKKEAFSIIEKDAELKELPFLKEHLDVFWKGRVDLFKTG
- a CDS encoding diguanylate cyclase translates to MKIMSTDKNSHKDHTEFISLDLIPDPFIILRPDGTIVDANLSFFTLVGSGKETVISRNFNEIDLLRELSRKISQSFVSGSEDFERIAYHTRHFEVLILPFRHADEPYFIRIVLKDITNFIRLEKELLKRNKELIIINTLSSAFISSENMDLVMEDLIEKVLLITDFHTGFLMMTEDEQLKLRTSKGISSDLQKFILDGGIESLCSDALKIQEPMYFIERSVIAEIPVLREEGFVFIAAIPLLSSQKVMGLLFLASRVNREMDFDFAALLSLVGNHFSHILDKIKLFQETKRLSVTDGLTGLFNSRYFYRYLDLEISRTKRYGSSFSLMLFDIDNFKKLNDTYGHQAGDEVLQELARIFKSVSRETDIVVRYGGEEFVIILPNTAEDEAIALANRILLTVQETKIKINATERVSITISGGVASFPQNASTAKNLLNAADSAMYAAKTAGKNTIVCYQGKMREKKI
- a CDS encoding ribosome maturation factor RimP, which translates into the protein MEEIQEKIAVLAESIAQQHGVRVYDVEIVGNARNPFVRVYLDKEEGVSLDECAKFSRSLSALIDVEDPIPTAFVLEVSSPGLDRQLKKLKHYEQSRGRLAKVVMKEKTAGGQNVVIGRIMDVQGDVITLITGDGQDLLIPFDTISRARLEIELK
- a CDS encoding N-acetyltransferase; translation: MPTRKKPRLFRQIEGLSKGGWTALKIRKAHISDIKEIQKLVNEFARKEQMIPRSLNELYENLRDFVVAEEKKVIVGVSALHILWDDLAEVRSLAVKKELHKKGIGRKMVEQCLIEAKELGVKRVFVLTYQPEFFKKLGFKDTDKAELPQKIWGDCIRCPKFPECDEHALIRNV
- a CDS encoding 2-oxoacid:acceptor oxidoreductase family protein; the protein is MEKKIIIAGSGGQGILFLGRMLMSAAMLEGRDVTWFPSYGAEMRGGTANCTVIIADEMIGSPVVITPDILVVMNRASLDRFLPSLKKNGLLLYDSSLIPGKIARKDVAAVPIPSTKIAGDLDNQKSANMVMLGAFIAKTALLKPKTIFSIFEDNADPKKAAAFSANRGLVQRGMDCIENT
- a CDS encoding 2-oxoglutarate oxidoreductase, whose product is MLLTAPCTQQRQRAKIPSSVIRGRCVKKKFDRPKSLKPNAFRYCPGCGHSLVHRLIAECIDTLGIQDKVVGIAPVGCAVFAYDYFNFDILEAAHGRPPAVATALKRVMPDRIIFSYQGDGDLAAIGTSEIIHAANRGENFTVFFINNATYGMTGGQMAPTTITGQRTTTTPRGRDVQTTGYPLKVSELLSAIEGVSFIQRVAVDSYKNLVTARKAIEKAFRYQIEGRGFSLIEILSPCPTDWGMSPRAAAEWLRTDLSQTYPLGLVKDKYAGTN